In Micromonospora sp. WMMD980, the following are encoded in one genomic region:
- a CDS encoding TRIC cation channel family protein, whose translation MTTSTALLLADLTGVAVFAASGASAAVAKRLDLFGVVFVGVVAALGGGIFRDLVIDEVPPLAFADWRYAVTAAVTAAAVFRLHPQLARLRTTVLVLDAAGLALFTVTGTLKALDAHVPAVGACMIGMLTAIGGGLGRDLLTGEIPVVLRREIYAVAALAGSIAVTLLSTYWRATTVPLTGAAVFVFGLRLISLRRRWSAPVATLRPPRTGARGEWS comes from the coding sequence GTGACCACCTCCACCGCCCTGCTCCTCGCCGACCTGACCGGCGTGGCGGTCTTCGCCGCCTCCGGCGCCTCCGCGGCGGTCGCCAAACGGCTCGACCTGTTCGGGGTGGTCTTCGTCGGCGTGGTCGCCGCCCTCGGCGGCGGCATCTTCCGCGACCTGGTCATCGACGAGGTTCCCCCACTGGCGTTCGCCGACTGGCGGTACGCGGTCACCGCCGCCGTCACCGCCGCCGCGGTGTTCCGGTTGCACCCCCAACTCGCCCGGCTGCGCACCACGGTGCTGGTGCTCGACGCGGCCGGGCTGGCGCTGTTCACCGTCACCGGCACGCTCAAGGCGCTCGACGCGCACGTGCCGGCGGTCGGCGCCTGCATGATCGGCATGCTCACCGCGATCGGCGGCGGACTCGGGCGGGACCTGCTGACCGGCGAGATCCCGGTGGTGCTGCGCCGGGAGATCTACGCCGTGGCGGCGCTCGCCGGCTCGATCGCGGTGACGCTGCTGTCGACCTACTGGCGGGCCACCACCGTGCCGCTGACCGGCGCCGCGGTCTTCGTCTTCGGGCTGCGCCTGATCTCGCTGCGCCGGCGCTGGTCCGCCCCGGTGGCGACGCTGCGCCCGCCGCGCACCGGCGCTCGGGGAGAGTGGTCCTGA
- a CDS encoding DUF3039 domain-containing protein — MSTEILERPEQKEADTGPEMFHYVRKDKIAESAVMGTYVIALCGETFPVTKAAKPGSPVCPKCKEIYESWGE; from the coding sequence ATGAGCACTGAGATTCTCGAACGCCCGGAGCAGAAGGAGGCCGACACCGGCCCCGAGATGTTCCACTACGTGCGCAAGGACAAGATCGCCGAGAGCGCGGTCATGGGCACCTACGTCATCGCGCTGTGCGGGGAGACCTTCCCGGTGACCAAGGCCGCGAAGCCCGGCTCCCCGGTCTGCCCCAAGTGCAAGGAGATCTACGAGTCCTGGGGCGAGTGA
- a CDS encoding pseudouridine-5'-phosphate glycosidase, whose translation MTNFRISLGGEVADALRDGRPVVALESTIVSHGLPRPDNLRVARQIEQAVRDAGAVPATIGMVAGELRVGLDDAQLTRLATVDDVSKLSVRDLAPAAACGADGATTVAATSAVAAAAGIPVFATGGLGGVHREAAQTFDESADLVTLARTPIAVVCAGVKSILDVGATLERLETLGVSVVGYRTRRFPGFYLTDAGFDLDWSVDSPERVADVLAARAAQGVHRGGLIVANPLPVDEQLDPALHDRTLADGLAALAREGVTGKAVTPFLLAHFHAATEGASLAVNVRIILRNADLAARIAVAAAARPTTA comes from the coding sequence GTGACCAACTTTCGCATCAGCCTCGGTGGTGAGGTGGCCGACGCCCTGCGGGACGGCCGCCCGGTCGTGGCGCTGGAGAGCACGATCGTCTCGCACGGGCTCCCCCGACCGGACAACCTGCGCGTGGCGCGGCAGATCGAGCAGGCGGTCCGGGACGCGGGCGCGGTGCCGGCCACCATCGGCATGGTCGCCGGCGAGCTGCGGGTGGGGCTGGACGACGCCCAGCTGACCCGGCTCGCCACGGTGGACGACGTGAGCAAGCTCTCGGTCCGCGACCTGGCCCCGGCGGCGGCCTGCGGCGCGGACGGGGCCACCACGGTCGCGGCCACCAGCGCGGTCGCGGCGGCGGCCGGCATTCCGGTGTTCGCCACCGGCGGGCTCGGCGGGGTGCACCGGGAGGCGGCGCAGACGTTCGACGAGTCGGCCGACCTGGTCACGCTGGCCCGTACCCCGATCGCGGTGGTCTGCGCCGGGGTGAAGTCGATCCTCGACGTGGGCGCCACGCTGGAGCGGTTGGAGACGCTGGGGGTGAGCGTGGTCGGCTACCGCACCCGCCGGTTCCCCGGGTTCTATCTCACCGACGCCGGTTTCGACCTGGACTGGTCGGTGGACTCGCCGGAGCGGGTGGCCGACGTGCTGGCCGCCCGGGCCGCGCAGGGCGTGCACCGGGGCGGGTTGATCGTGGCCAACCCGCTGCCCGTCGACGAGCAGCTCGACCCGGCGCTGCACGACCGCACCCTCGCCGACGGGTTGGCCGCGCTGGCCCGCGAGGGCGTCACCGGCAAGGCGGTGACCCCGTTCCTGCTGGCCCACTTCCACGCCGCCACCGAGGGCGCCAGCCTGGCGGTGAACGTCCGGATCATCCTGCGCAACGCCGACCTGGCGGCACGGATCGCGGTCGCCGCCGCGGCCCGGCCCACCACGGCATGA
- a CDS encoding sugar kinase has protein sequence MSGAPRIVVVGDVITDVVAMLSGPLATGSDTAAGIRFSGGGQAANTAAWLAGQGAGVTLVAAVGDDETGRERVAELTRLGVDCAVERHEGYPTGTVIVLTHDGERTMVSQRGANLRLTARHVDAALAAAPDAGHLHLSAYTLLDVGSRGAGLRALAVARERGLTVSVDAASAAPLRRVGGAFLTWVRDVDLLLVNTDEATVLAGGLDPAAQARALTSVAHRVVVKRGAAGAVWAERGGRVEAAPAPGVAVVDVTGAGDAFAAGLLTAWLAGASPGAALARAGDLGALAVTTVGARPGA, from the coding sequence ATGAGCGGGGCTCCGCGCATCGTCGTCGTCGGTGACGTGATCACCGACGTGGTGGCCATGCTGTCCGGGCCGCTCGCGACCGGCTCGGACACCGCGGCCGGCATCCGGTTCAGCGGCGGCGGGCAGGCGGCCAACACCGCGGCCTGGCTGGCCGGGCAGGGCGCGGGCGTGACTCTGGTGGCCGCCGTGGGCGACGACGAGACGGGCCGGGAGCGGGTCGCCGAGCTGACCCGGCTCGGCGTGGACTGTGCCGTGGAGCGGCACGAGGGCTACCCGACCGGCACGGTGATCGTGCTCACCCACGACGGGGAACGCACCATGGTCAGCCAGCGCGGTGCGAACCTGCGGCTGACCGCCCGCCACGTGGACGCCGCGCTGGCCGCCGCGCCCGACGCCGGGCACCTGCACCTGTCCGCGTACACCCTGTTGGACGTCGGGTCGCGCGGCGCGGGCCTGCGCGCGCTGGCCGTCGCCCGCGAGCGCGGGCTGACCGTCAGCGTCGACGCGGCCTCCGCGGCGCCGTTGCGGCGCGTCGGCGGGGCGTTCCTGACCTGGGTACGCGACGTCGACCTGCTGCTCGTCAACACCGACGAGGCGACGGTGCTGGCCGGCGGCCTGGACCCGGCGGCGCAGGCCCGGGCGCTGACCTCGGTGGCGCACCGGGTGGTGGTCAAGCGCGGCGCGGCCGGGGCGGTCTGGGCGGAGCGCGGCGGCCGGGTGGAGGCCGCGCCGGCACCCGGGGTGGCCGTGGTCGACGTCACCGGCGCGGGGGACGCGTTCGCCGCCGGCCTGCTCACCGCGTGGCTGGCCGGCGCCTCGCCGGGCGCGGCGCTGGCCCGGGCCGGCGACCTGGGCGCGCTGGCGGTGACCACGGTGGGTGCCCGCCCGGGCGCTTGA